One window from the genome of Apus apus isolate bApuApu2 chromosome 12, bApuApu2.pri.cur, whole genome shotgun sequence encodes:
- the POU3F4 gene encoding POU domain, class 3, transcription factor 4 — MATAASNPYSLLGSGSLAHADGAGMQQGSPFRNPQKLLQSEYLQGVPGNGHPLGHHWVTSLSDGGPWPSALAGAPLEQPDVKPGREDLQLGAIIHHRSPHVSHHSPHANHPSAWGASPAHGASLAPAAGQPLNVYSQAGFAVGGMLEHGGLTPPPPAGPNAAAAQGLHPGLRGEGGGEHGELGGHHCQDHSDEETPTSDELEQFAKQFKQRRIKLGFTQADVGLALGTLYGNVFSQTTICRFEALQLSFKNMCKLKPLLNKWLEEADSSTGSPTSIDKIAAQGRKRKKRTSIEVSVKGVLETHFLKCPKPAAQEISSLADSLQLEKEVVRVWFCNRRQKEKRMTPPGEQPQHDVYSHGVKTDTGCHDL; from the coding sequence ATGGCCACAGCCGCCTCCAACCCCTACAGCCTGCTCGGCTCCGGCTCGCTGGCCCACGCGGACGGCGCGGGcatgcagcagggcagccccttCCGCAACCcgcagaagctgctgcagagcgAGTACCTGCAGGGCGTCCCGGGCAACGGGCACCCGCTGGGGCACCACTGGGTGACCAGCCTGAGCGACGGCGGGCCCTGGCCCTCGGCGCTGGCCGGGGCCCCGCTGGAGCAGCCCGACGTCAAGCCGGGCCGGGAAGACCTGCAGCTGGGCGCCATCATCCACCACCGCTCGCCCCACGTCTCCCACCACTCGCCCCACGCCAACCACCCCAGCGCTTGGGGGGCCAGCCCGGCCCACGGCGCCTCGCTCGCCCCCGCCGCCGGGCAGCCCCTCAACGTCTACTCGCAGGCGGGTTTCGCGGTGGGAGGCATGTTGGAGCACGGCGGGCTgaccccgccgccccccgccggcCCCAACGCCGCCGCCGCGCAGGGCTTGCacccggggctgcggggagaGGGCGGCGGGGAGCACGGCGAGCTGGGCGGGCACCACTGCCAGGACCACTCGGATGAGGAGACGCCGACCTCGGACGAGCTGGAGCAGTTCGCCAAGCAGTTCAAGCAGCGGCGGATCAAGCTGGGCTTCACCCAGGCCGACGTGGGTTTGGCCCTGGGGACCCTCTACGGCAACGTCTTCTCGCAGACCACCATCTGCCGCTTCGAggccctgcagctcagcttcaAGAACATGTGCAAGCTGAAGCCGCTGCTGAACAAGTGGCTGGAGGAGGCCGACTCCTCCACCGGCAGCCCCACCAGCATCGACAAGATCGCGGCgcaggggaggaagaggaagaagcgGACCTCCATCGAGGTGAGTGTCAAGGGCGTGTTGGAAACGCACTTTCTCAAGTGTCCCAAGCCGGCCGCCCAGGAGATCTCCTCGCTGGCGGacagcctgcagctggagaaggaggtggTGCGGGTCTGGTTCTGCAACCGGCggcagaaagagaagagaatgaCCCCGCCGGGGGAGCAGCCGCAACACGACGTCTATTCCCACGGCGTGAAAACGGACACGGGCTGCCACGACCTCTGa